A part of Scophthalmus maximus strain ysfricsl-2021 chromosome 20, ASM2237912v1, whole genome shotgun sequence genomic DNA contains:
- the si:dkey-106l3.7 gene encoding uncharacterized protein si:dkey-106l3.7 isoform X1: MNLYRSFGNLMEAWVNEESLYPESPTPSSDIGANFRSESLDSGVEMASSDTSSAATSCFISADNAEMDAFIPETQGTGHAPASASRSPVLSSPVPSPSSSSSPRLFPSQPPNSSTALHLIVEQALQRTDSKSQKDKSELLTVEEVLRRRPRASFLAKQHTSKLVRGQRSESFGSRRTASPSVPLRPMSLRCDKPRSEELREWERRGLSPGLCYLEQVCQMLEEFAAQQMQNRVSRAEMDALRERQDVQVRQAPDCCQADSQAAEGDLSSCQDLSSCQRLEYLEDEERSASEPQRLKNHAYGHFRQRSASDTTIATLHLRQMNSICRGQHLSNDELQERTEDDDLKEDTKKEESSKTDKSWRTKIASLRREVPSLRDKKGQQMQSSERNSARRRLSQLFRRRRTTMPV; this comes from the exons ATGAATCTCTACAGGAGCTTTGGAAACCTTATGGAGGCGTGGGTGAACGAGGAAAGCCTCTATCCGGAATCACCTACGCCTTCTTCTGACATTGGGGCAAACTTTCGCTCAGAATCGTTGGACTCTGGCGTGGAGATGGCCAGCTCTGACACATCTTCCGCTGCTACATCCTGCTTCATCTCAGCAGATAATGCAGAGATGGATGCATTCATTCCAGAAACTCAAGGCACTGGACATGCGCCAGCCTCCGCATCACGgtctcctgtcctgtcctctcccgtGCCTTCCCCTTCCTCGTCTTCGTCCCCGCGTCTCTTTCCCAGCCAGCCTCCGAACAGCTCAACTGCCTTGCACCTTATAGTGGAGCAAGCACTGCAGAGGACTGACTCCAAATCTCAAAAGGACAAATCCGAGCTCCTTACAGTGGAGGAGGTGCTCAGGCGACGGCCTCGCGCATCTTTTCTGGCCAAACAGCACACATCGAAATTggtgagaggtcaaaggtcagagagcTTTGGTTCAAGGAGGACAGCCAGCCCATCAGTGCCCCTTCGGCCGATGTCTTTGAGATGTGACAAGCCAAGATCTGAG GAGCTCCGCgaatgggagaggagaggactgaGCCCCGGGCTGTGCTACCTGGAGCAGGTGTGCCAAATGCTGGAGGAATTCGCTGCACAACAGATGCAAAACCGGGTGTCGCGGGCGGAGATGGATGCCCTGCGGGAACGTCAAGATGtgcaggtgagacag GCGCCTGACTGCTGTCAGGCTGACTCTCAAGCTGCCGAGGGCGACCTCTCTTCCTGTCAAGACCTCTCTTCATGTCAAAGGCTTGAATATCTGGAAGATGAAGAACGCAGTGCCAGTGAACCCCAGCGGCTTAAAAATCACGCTTATGGACATTTTCGACAGAGATCTGCTTCAGACACAACGATTGCAACGCTGCATTTAA GACAGATGAATTCCATCTGCAGAGGGCAGCATCTGAGCAACGATGAGCtgcaggagaggacagaggatgaCGATCTAAAGGAG gataCTAAGAAGGAAGAGAGCAGTAAAACTGACAAGAGCTGGAGGACGAAAATTGCATCTCTAAGAAGAGAAGTGCCTTCTCTGAGAGATAAAAAGGG CCAGCAGATGCAGTCATCTGAGAGGAACTCGGCCCGGAGACGGCTCAGTCAGCtgttcaggaggaggaggacgactaTGCCTGTGTAA
- the si:dkey-106l3.7 gene encoding uncharacterized protein si:dkey-106l3.7 isoform X2 encodes MNLYRSFGNLMEAWVNEESLYPESPTPSSDIGANFRSESLDSGVEMASSDTSSAATSCFISADNAEMDAFIPETQGTGHAPASASRSPVLSSPVPSPSSSSSPRLFPSQPPNSSTALHLIVEQALQRTDSKSQKDKSELLTVEEVLRRRPRASFLAKQHTSKLVRGQRSESFGSRRTASPSVPLRPMSLRCDKPRSEELREWERRGLSPGLCYLEQVCQMLEEFAAQQMQNRVSRAEMDALRERQDVQAPDCCQADSQAAEGDLSSCQDLSSCQRLEYLEDEERSASEPQRLKNHAYGHFRQRSASDTTIATLHLRQMNSICRGQHLSNDELQERTEDDDLKEDTKKEESSKTDKSWRTKIASLRREVPSLRDKKGQQMQSSERNSARRRLSQLFRRRRTTMPV; translated from the exons ATGAATCTCTACAGGAGCTTTGGAAACCTTATGGAGGCGTGGGTGAACGAGGAAAGCCTCTATCCGGAATCACCTACGCCTTCTTCTGACATTGGGGCAAACTTTCGCTCAGAATCGTTGGACTCTGGCGTGGAGATGGCCAGCTCTGACACATCTTCCGCTGCTACATCCTGCTTCATCTCAGCAGATAATGCAGAGATGGATGCATTCATTCCAGAAACTCAAGGCACTGGACATGCGCCAGCCTCCGCATCACGgtctcctgtcctgtcctctcccgtGCCTTCCCCTTCCTCGTCTTCGTCCCCGCGTCTCTTTCCCAGCCAGCCTCCGAACAGCTCAACTGCCTTGCACCTTATAGTGGAGCAAGCACTGCAGAGGACTGACTCCAAATCTCAAAAGGACAAATCCGAGCTCCTTACAGTGGAGGAGGTGCTCAGGCGACGGCCTCGCGCATCTTTTCTGGCCAAACAGCACACATCGAAATTggtgagaggtcaaaggtcagagagcTTTGGTTCAAGGAGGACAGCCAGCCCATCAGTGCCCCTTCGGCCGATGTCTTTGAGATGTGACAAGCCAAGATCTGAG GAGCTCCGCgaatgggagaggagaggactgaGCCCCGGGCTGTGCTACCTGGAGCAGGTGTGCCAAATGCTGGAGGAATTCGCTGCACAACAGATGCAAAACCGGGTGTCGCGGGCGGAGATGGATGCCCTGCGGGAACGTCAAGATGtgcag GCGCCTGACTGCTGTCAGGCTGACTCTCAAGCTGCCGAGGGCGACCTCTCTTCCTGTCAAGACCTCTCTTCATGTCAAAGGCTTGAATATCTGGAAGATGAAGAACGCAGTGCCAGTGAACCCCAGCGGCTTAAAAATCACGCTTATGGACATTTTCGACAGAGATCTGCTTCAGACACAACGATTGCAACGCTGCATTTAA GACAGATGAATTCCATCTGCAGAGGGCAGCATCTGAGCAACGATGAGCtgcaggagaggacagaggatgaCGATCTAAAGGAG gataCTAAGAAGGAAGAGAGCAGTAAAACTGACAAGAGCTGGAGGACGAAAATTGCATCTCTAAGAAGAGAAGTGCCTTCTCTGAGAGATAAAAAGGG CCAGCAGATGCAGTCATCTGAGAGGAACTCGGCCCGGAGACGGCTCAGTCAGCtgttcaggaggaggaggacgactaTGCCTGTGTAA
- the fam166b gene encoding protein FAM166B gives MEKFAPKFSKVLLTPDPHYVPGYTGYCPQLKFNMGRTYSQHTAELLTSPDVKHSGRLVLHGGHVPSTDTHDALTPRGVPDSNLKKPIPGYTGFIPRSQNYFSCSFSETCCKAQAEFQQERRARAPRRSTHLPVVVNCTSQPFDRPKRTQTTISNKEVSFKPLTSFTTISPYSMEDDNQHKYFISGFAGHVPKYRYLIGKGFPIITNQALIDFGKQQQSDPTLRRTAGTSSPMLPTIYPSKGGVVPSFTGHIPGHRFMFGHTFGQLSREALEKRRIGKLLREKP, from the exons ATGGAGAAATTCGCCCCCAAATTCAGCAAAGTTCTGCTGACACCTGATCCACACTATGTGCCGGG GTATACAGGGTATTGCCCGCAGCTGAAGTTCAACATGGGGAGAACCTACAGCCAGCACACGGCCGAGCTGCTGACGAGTCCCGACGTGAAGCACTCCGGTCGCCTGGTCCTCCACGGGGGCCACGTCCCCTCCACCGACACCCACGACGCTCTGACACCGAGAGGCGTCCCGGACAGTAACTTGAAGAAGCCGATACCTGGATACACAG GTTTCATCCCGAGGAGTCAGAACTACTtttcctgcagcttctctgaAACATGTTGTAAAGCGCAGGCAGAGTTTCAACAGGAGAGGCGTGCGAGGGCCCCGAGGCGATCGACACACCTGCCAGTTGTTGTCAACTGCACCAGCCAACCGTTTgac AGACCAAAACGCACCCAGACGACGATCTCTAACAAAGAGGTCTCCTTCAAGCCCTTGACGTCCTTCACCACCATCTCTCCCTATTCAATGGAAGATGATAACCAGCACAAGTACTTTATCTCAG gatttgcGGGGCACGTGCCAAAATACCGTTACCTTATTGGTAAAGGCTTCCCCATCATCACAAACCAGGCTCTGATCGACTTTGGGAAGCAGCAGCAAAGTGACCCCACGCTAAGGAGGACGGCCGGTACATCCTCTCCCATGCTGCCCACCATCTATCCGTCCAAAGGTGGAGTGGTGCCATCGTTCACAGGACACATCCCAG GACACAGGTTCATGTTCGGACACACCTTTGGTCAGCTTTCCCGGGAAGCGCTGGAAAAGAGACGCATCGGGAAGCTCCTTCGAGAAAAGCCCTGA
- the slc5a1 gene encoding sodium/glucose cotransporter 1, whose amino-acid sequence MSQDYFGFSVIRSNARSNNATVALNNPADISVIVIYFLVVLAVGVWAMVRTNRATVGGFFLAGRSMVWWPIGASLFASNIGSGHFVGIAGTAAAAGIAIGGFEWNALIVVVILGWLFVPIYIKAGVITMPEYLKKRFGGQRIRIYLSVLSLFLYVFTKISADMFSGAIFINQALGLNIYLAVVMLLLITALYTVTGGLAAVIYTDTLQTIIMVVGSFILMGFAFNEVGGYNNFQQLYMEAVPSMTGNISASCYEPRADSFHIFRNAITGDLPWPGLVFGLTIQATWYWCTDQVIVQRCLSAKNLSHVKAGCILCGYLKLLPMFLMVFPGMISRILYPDEVACVEPELCEQYCGASVGCTNIAYPKLVVDLMPNGLRGLMLSVMMASLMSSLTSIFNSASTLFTMDIYTKLRRSASEKELMIAGRVFILALIGVSIAWIPVVQSAQSGQLFDYIQSITSYLTPPVAAVFMLAIFCKRVNEAGAFYGLTIGLLIGLSRMIAEFAYGTGSCVNPSDCPTIICGVHYLYFSIILFVVSCIIILGVSLMTKPIDDKHLYRLCWSLRNRTEQRVDLEREDWVENNDTNSLEEDKPEEEHGLCKKAMMCFCGLEQEKAPKLSPEEQEEMQKKLTDTSEKPLWRNIVNANGLILLCVAVFCHGFFA is encoded by the exons ATGTCCCAAGATTACTTTGGATTCTCCGTCATAAGGAGCAATGCAAGAAGCAACAATGCCACCGTGGCCCTGAACAATCCAGCAGACATCTCTGTAATTGTGATTTACTTTTTGGTGGTCCTGGCTGTCGGAGTATGG GCTATGGTTCGCACCAATCGAGCCACTGTCGGTGGCTTCTTCCTCGCAGGGAGGAGCATGGTGTGGTGGCCG ATTGGAGCATCGCTGTTTGCCAGCAACATTGGCAGTGGCCACTTTGTAGGAATTGCTGGGACTGCCGCAGCTGCCGGAATAGCCATCGGTGGATTTGAATGGAAT GCTCTTATTGTGGTCGTCATTCTGGGATGGCTCTTTGTGCCCATCTACATCAAAGCTGGG GTGATCACCATGCCTGAGTACCTGAAGAAGAGGTTTGGAGGACAGCGTATTCGCATCTATCTCTCTGTGCTGTCCCTTTTCCTGTATGTTTTCACTAAGATCTCA GCGGACATGTTCTCTGGCGCAATTTTTATCAACCAGGCTCTCGGGTTGAATATCTACCTTGCTGTtgtcatgctgctgctgattacGGCGTTGTACACCGTCACAG GTGGATTGGCTGCTGTGATCTACACAGACACCTTACAGACCATCATCATGGTTGTTGGATCATTCATCCTTATGGGCTTTG CTTTCAATGAGGTGGGAGGCTACAACAACTTCCAGCAGCTCTACATGGAGGCCGTTCCTTCCATGACGGGTAACATCAGCGCAAGCTGCTACGAGCCGCGCGCCGACTCCTTCCATATTTTTAGGAACGCGATAACAGGAGACCTGCCGTGGCCTGGCCTGGTGTTTGGACTCACCATCCAGGCCACCTGGTACTGGTGCACCGATCAG gtGATTGTCCAGCGCTGTCTCTCTGCCAAGAATTTATCTCACGTGAAGGCAGGCTGCATCTTATGTGGCTACCTGAAGCTGCTGCCTATGTTCCTCATGGTTTTCCCTGGGATGATCAGCAGGATCCTCTACCCTG ATGAGGTAGCATGTGTGGAACCAGAATTATGTGAACAATACTGTGGGGCTAGTGTGGGCTGCACCAACATCGCTTATCCCAAACTGGTGGTGGATCTCATGCCCAATG GTCTGCGAGGTCTTATGCTGTCTGTGATGATGGCCTCGCTCATGAGCTCACTTACCTCCATCTTCAACAGTGCCAGTACTCTGTTTACAATGGACATCTACACAAAGTTACGCCGCTCCGCTAGTGAAAAGGAACTCATGATTGCCGGCAG AGTGTTTATCTTGGCCCTGATTGGTGTGAGCATAGCATGGATCCCCGTGGTGCAGTCTGCCCAGAGTGGTCAGCTCTTTGACTACATCCAGTCCATCACCAGCTACCTGACACCACCCGTTGCAGCTGTCTTCATGCTTGCCATCTTCTGCAAACGGGTCAATGAGGCT gGTGCATTTTACGGCCTCACCATCGGACTGCTGATCGGCCTGTCCAGGATGATAGCCGAGTTTGCTTATGGGACAGGCAGCTGTGTCAATCCCAGTGACTGTCCCACCATCATATGTGGAGTCCACTACCTCTACTTCTCCATCATCCTGTTTGTCGTCTCCTGTATCATCATCCTGGGAGTCTCTCTCATGACCAAACCCATCGACGACAAGCAT TTGTATCGACTTTGCTGGAGCCTGAGGAATCGTACGGAGCAGAGGGTGGATCTTGAACGGGAGGACTGGGTTGAAAACAACGATACCAACTCTTTGGAAGAAGACA aACCAGAGGAGGAGCATGGTTTGTGCAAGAAGGCAATGATGTGCTTCTGTGGCCTGGAGCAGGAAAAGGCCCCCAAGCTGAGtccagaggagcaggaagagatgCAGAAGAAGCTCACAGACACCTCGGAGAAGCCTCTATGGAGGAACATTGTCAATGCCAATGGCCTCATCCTCCTTTGTGTGGCTGTTTTCTGTCACGGTTTTTTCGCTTAA
- the rnf208 gene encoding RING finger protein 208: MSCIRRQTVTIPMDTVKIIQSEKFPRECPVPVTQPRYAPPPRVAWDGGGEGEIIVNQACSDLTLEITGSPRSMVSPSVPVTRREQSFLAQRKTSANEICYHQFQYKMDDVIVNQYVLRSSSTSSSTSSSSTSSGPVMPCEPLDCPTCGHTYNFAGKRPRILSCLHSVCEECLQILYESCPKYKFISCPTCRRETVLFTDYGLAALAINTSILSRLPSDPNGPVQWGGDADRSCYQTVRQYCQSACTCQIANPLSSCGIM, encoded by the coding sequence ATGTCCTGCATCAGGCGACAGACCGTCACCATCCCCATGGACACCGTCAAGATCATCCAGTCGGAGAAGTTCCCCAGAGAGTGCCCCGTACCCGTCACCCAGCCACGCTATGCCCCGCCTCCCAGAGTGGCATGGGACGGCGGAGGTGAGGGCGAAATAATTGTCAACCAGGCCTGCAGCGACCTGACCCTGGAAATAACAGGGTCTCCCCGATCGATGGTGTCGCCCTCGGTGCCCGTGACGCGCAGGGAGCAGAGCTTCCTTGCGCAGCGCAAAACCAGTGCCAACGAAATCTGCTACCACCAGTTCCAGTACAAGATGGATGATGTCATAGTCAACCAGTACGTGCTGCGCtcgtcctccacctcgtcctccacctcctcttcctccacctcctcgggGCCCGTCATGCCCTGCGAGCCCCTGGACTGCCCCACCTGCGGTCACACCTACAACTTCGCCGGCAAGCGTCCGCGGATCCTTTCCTGCCTGCACTCGGTGTGTGAGGAGTGCCTGCAGATCCTCTACGAGTCGTGTCCCAAGTACAAGTTCATCTCCTGCCCCACGTGCCGGCGCGAGACGGTGCTGTTCACTGACTATGGCCTGGCTGCTCTGGCCATCAACACCAGCATCCTGAGCCGCTTGCCCTCTGACCCCAACGGGCCCGTGCAGTGGGGCGGGGACGCCGACCGCAGCTGCTACCAGACTGTGCGCCAATACTGCCAGTCAGCCTGCACCTGCCAGATCGCCAACCCCTTGTCCTCCTGCGGCATCATGTAG